The following is a genomic window from Bacteroidia bacterium.
CGCACGAGCATCTACCTTGACCTCACCGAATGCAAATTTGTAAGACTGCCACCGGAAGCGAGAGAAGGTGTTCGCACACAACTAATCGAGAACGACGTTCTGATTTCCATCACCGCCGACATCGGAATCGTGGGATACGTCAACGCAAGCGTGCCCTCTCCAGCTTACATCAATCAACACATCGCCCTCGTGCGTTTTGATTCCTCAAAAACGAGCGGGAAGTTTGTGAGCTACTTTCTGGCATCGGAAAAGCCGCAGAATCTTTTCCGAGCCTCAACGGATACGGGCGCAAAAGCTGGGATGAGTCTGCTGACGGTGCGGAAAATCCAAACGGCACTTCCTCCCCTTCCCGAACAACGCGCCATCGCTACGGCGTTGAGCGATGTCGATGAGCTGCTGAACGGGCTGGACCGTCTCATCGCCAAGAAGCGTGACCTCAAACAAGCTGCTATGCAGCAACTCCTCACCGGACAAACCCGCCTCCCTGGCTTCAAGGGCGAGTGGGAGGTGAAGCGGCTGGGGGACTTGTTCAACTTCAGCGGTGGCTATCCAGCCTCCCGTGACCAGTTATCAACGGAAGGCCATTGTTACTTGCACTACGGCGACATCCACGGTTCAACGAAGACGTACATTGATACCGATGCCGACTTTCAGGACATTCCGAAGCTCGATATCCCACTGAAGCGCGTGTCGTCCACATCACTACTAAATGATGGCGATGTTGTCTTCGTTGACGCCTCAGAAGATGATTCAGGCACGAGCAAACACGTCGTCGTCATGAACAAGGCCAAGAAGCCTTTCATCTCTGGTCTTCACACCATTGTCGCGAAGAGCAAGACAGACGAGTTGGCCCATGAGTATCGGCGCTATTGTTTTCGAACGCTTGTGATCCAGCAGCAATTTCTTTTTTACTCCGTGGGCACGAAGGTCACGGGGATCAGTAAAAGCAACATCCCCAAGCTGACGCTTTCATTTCCCTCCCTCACCGAACAAACCGCCATCGCCGAAGTTCTGTCGGACATGGATGCGGAGCTGACGGGGTTGGAGGAGCGACGGGAGAAGACCCGCGCCCTCAAGCAGGCAATGATGCAGGAGTTACTCACTGGTAGGACGAGGCTCGTATGAAGACCCACATCGTTGGCGGAAAGACATACAGGCTGCCCAATGCACTCAGCGATTTTCAGACGAAGATGTTCGTGCATCTGATCGACTGGAAGCGGGCATACATCACGGATGATCCCGGCTATTACGAAAGAAAGGGCATGAAGTTTGCCTACGACGCGATACTTCCGGAAGACTATGAGCGCGATGAAAACATGCAGCACGTATACGAACCGGCCCGGGCGCAGCTTGCGTCGCATCGAGAGGTCAACGATTTTCGGATTCACGAGCATTTCTATCACATGGCCAGCTCGCAGGCGGCGAACATCAACCTCTTCCTGCCGATTCTGCACCATCCCAATGCCAGTGCCATCCTCGCGGGTATCAACGGCGCCCCGCCAGACTTCGTGACGCTGGCCACTGATGCACTCGACCATGGTTATTGCCTCGAGTTCTGGGGCGGAAATTTCGGAAAGAACAAGAAGGACAAGGGACCACTGGGAGACAAGTCACCCAGGGCTGGAACCGATTCGGATATCGCCATTGGCTATCTCAATACGCAGGGCGAGCTGTGTTTCTGGTTGATAGAGCATAAACTGACCGAACTTGAGTTTACCACCTGCGGAGGATCTACAAGCGAGGGGCGGTCAGATAAGGTGCGGCACGACTGCAAACGTGGGTTCACATATCTTCTGGGAAACAAGAGCAGCTGTTACTATCACGACATGTGCGGGTACGCATATTGGAACATTACTGAGAGGAATGCGGCATTCTTCGCGAATCCCCCGGGCGATGACAAGTGCCCCTTCAAAGGTGGCATGAACCAGTTATGGCGCAATCAGCTTCTGGGACTCGCGATTGAAAACGAAGGGACCGATTTCAGGCACGCCCATTTCTCCGTTGTGCGCCACCCAAAGAACAAAGCTCTCGACCAGTCGCTGAATGCCTACAAGCACCTGATCGCCGACAATCCAAAATTCTCCAACTTTACTTCCGAGTCGGTTATCAGGTCCGCAGAAGAACACGGCGATGCCAGCCTTATAACCTGGGCCCAATGGTACCGGGATCTTTACATGTTGTGATAGTAATGAATACCAAACCTTTTACAATAGAACAGCATAAGCACCGTCACGCCGCATGGGCAGCTTCCACGGCAGCCAGAGCCAGCAAGCTTTGTCGCTTCAGTGTTGAGAAAGGCATCGCCATTCTTGACGCGTGCGGCTTCGATAGCAGGTTTGCGAGTCCGGACCAATTGCCTGCCGACGTGAATATCGATAAGACTCACAGGAAGTGGC
Proteins encoded in this region:
- a CDS encoding restriction endonuclease subunit S codes for the protein MKVNNNSQFSTVHSPLIPPGYKQTEVGVIPEDWEVAHLGDLKPFVTSGSRGWASYYSERGDLFVRITNLSRTSIYLDLTECKFVRLPPEAREGVRTQLIENDVLISITADIGIVGYVNASVPSPAYINQHIALVRFDSSKTSGKFVSYFLASEKPQNLFRASTDTGAKAGMSLLTVRKIQTALPPLPEQRAIATALSDVDELLNGLDRLIAKKRDLKQAAMQQLLTGQTRLPGFKGEWEVKRLGDLFNFSGGYPASRDQLSTEGHCYLHYGDIHGSTKTYIDTDADFQDIPKLDIPLKRVSSTSLLNDGDVVFVDASEDDSGTSKHVVVMNKAKKPFISGLHTIVAKSKTDELAHEYRRYCFRTLVIQQQFLFYSVGTKVTGISKSNIPKLTLSFPSLTEQTAIAEVLSDMDAELTGLEERREKTRALKQAMMQELLTGRTRLV